A stretch of the Pseudomonas sp. ACM7 genome encodes the following:
- a CDS encoding phage baseplate assembly protein: MNELDNRVLLTVDGLEYGGWKSVEITADLERQFRTFKLDITWQWPGQTVDRPIRPGAPCQVRIGCDLVLSGYVFKAPISYDGRQISLSIEGSSKTQDLVDCAAINTPNQWHQQSLLSIVEALASPYAGKVVSEIPETARLGSHTIVPGETVFQSIDRLLTLFRVFSTDDAEGRVVLARPGSGGRASDVLELGKNILSANAPMDFSQVFSEYRVIGQHKGGDEKSGAAVSEVSGVSTDPIIGRKRITVISESAQLTPELAQQRADWESGIRVGKAGTTTYRVQGWRQSNGDLWKHNTLVRVIDKVLGFDHDMLISKVTYSLSEQGSVTTLQVAPPYTFDANPAPPKT; this comes from the coding sequence ATGAATGAACTCGACAACCGCGTGCTGCTGACCGTTGACGGTCTGGAGTATGGCGGCTGGAAAAGCGTTGAAATCACTGCGGATCTCGAGCGTCAGTTCCGCACCTTCAAGCTCGACATCACCTGGCAATGGCCGGGGCAGACGGTCGACCGCCCGATCCGCCCGGGGGCGCCGTGCCAAGTGCGAATCGGCTGCGACCTGGTGCTCAGCGGGTATGTGTTCAAGGCGCCGATCAGCTATGACGGGCGGCAGATCAGCCTGAGCATCGAAGGCAGTTCGAAGACTCAGGACCTGGTGGACTGCGCCGCGATCAACACGCCCAACCAATGGCATCAGCAATCGTTACTCAGCATCGTCGAAGCGCTGGCCTCGCCTTATGCCGGGAAAGTGGTCAGTGAAATCCCCGAAACCGCGCGACTCGGCAGCCACACCATCGTGCCGGGGGAAACGGTCTTTCAATCGATCGACCGCTTGCTCACGCTGTTTCGGGTGTTTTCCACCGATGACGCCGAAGGTCGGGTGGTACTGGCCCGACCGGGCAGCGGTGGGCGAGCCAGTGATGTGCTTGAGCTGGGCAAGAACATTCTGTCGGCCAACGCGCCGATGGACTTCAGTCAGGTGTTCTCCGAGTACCGGGTGATCGGTCAGCACAAGGGCGGCGACGAGAAGAGCGGTGCGGCCGTGAGCGAAGTGTCTGGGGTTTCCACCGACCCGATTATCGGGCGCAAGCGGATCACCGTGATCAGCGAAAGCGCGCAATTGACCCCGGAACTGGCGCAGCAACGTGCCGATTGGGAAAGCGGTATTCGCGTCGGAAAGGCTGGCACCACGACCTATCGGGTACAAGGCTGGCGGCAGTCCAACGGTGATTTGTGGAAGCACAACACCTTGGTGCGGGTGATCGACAAAGTATTGGGTTTTGACCACGACATGCTGATCTCCAAGGTGACTTACTCGCTGTCCGAACAGGGCTCGGTCACCACGCTGCAAGTGGCGCCGCCTTACACCTTCGATGCAAATCCGGCGCCACCAAAAACCTGA
- a CDS encoding phage baseplate assembly protein V: MSLLTRLLARGTVVLANSATKLQSLQMRLTAGEVNDDMEHFEPYGFTSNPLAGAEGIATFLGGDRSHAIVLVVADRRYRLKALAQGEVAIYTDEGDKIHFKRGRIIDIETATLNIRASAAVNIDTPTLTQTGKIVSQGDQIAGGISQIKHVHIGVQAGNGQTGVPAGGQ, from the coding sequence ATGAGCCTACTGACACGCCTCCTGGCGCGCGGCACTGTCGTGCTCGCCAACTCGGCTACCAAGCTTCAATCCCTGCAAATGCGCCTCACCGCCGGCGAAGTGAATGACGACATGGAGCACTTCGAACCCTACGGTTTCACCAGCAATCCGCTGGCCGGCGCTGAAGGCATCGCCACGTTTCTGGGCGGTGATCGCTCTCACGCCATCGTGCTGGTGGTCGCCGACCGCCGCTATCGCCTCAAGGCACTGGCCCAGGGCGAAGTCGCGATCTACACCGACGAAGGCGACAAGATCCACTTCAAGCGTGGACGGATCATCGATATCGAAACCGCCACCCTGAACATCCGCGCCAGCGCCGCCGTAAACATCGACACACCGACCCTGACCCAGACCGGCAAGATCGTCTCGCAAGGCGATCAGATTGCCGGTGGCATCAGCCAGATCAAGCACGTGCACATCGGCGTGCAGGCGGGCAACGGCCAGACCGGCGTGCCGGCGGGAGGCCAGTGA